The Edaphobacter sp. 12200R-103 genome contains a region encoding:
- a CDS encoding GGDEF domain-containing protein, with translation MRSIEAGPDERGPWIHKSEPSRTGRRAWSACRKVLWPDWLKDRPRKAGEQTTRRWKLARFLLLFALFCVVELLAGMVLARLFEIHETNLPWIQVLNALVVAATASAVLPSMHIVRENRGLAEKEQARFLAAMECSLDDFYIFDGIADETGRIVDFRFSYINPNAERRLGVRRDELIGKPLTWFRPYMTTSGLIEKYQEVVNTGQPLTCEVYIDDERIKETWLSLQVVKLGDGLAITSRDVTASRHMAEHIQRLAHYDQLTGLANRALLQDRLHQAVIRARRYKHKVALLVVDIDHFKSINDSLGHSAGDSLLVAAGQRLLSSIRETDTVARMGGDEFVVVMPDFKSMEDVKRCGAQIVKAASEPIDLGDREIRITASVGVCTFPDYAEDEKQLFRNADAAMYVVKNNGRNGVHVFDESSPTGPAMKIDVTELHSPKTRSGF, from the coding sequence ATGCGGAGCATCGAAGCAGGGCCTGACGAGCGAGGACCATGGATTCATAAGAGCGAGCCATCCAGGACTGGCCGCCGAGCATGGTCTGCGTGCAGGAAGGTGCTCTGGCCGGACTGGCTGAAAGACAGGCCGAGGAAGGCTGGCGAGCAGACCACTCGCAGATGGAAGCTGGCAAGGTTTTTACTACTCTTTGCGCTCTTCTGCGTAGTGGAGTTGTTGGCAGGAATGGTGCTGGCCAGGCTTTTTGAGATACATGAGACTAATCTTCCATGGATCCAGGTGTTGAACGCTCTGGTGGTCGCCGCGACGGCCTCGGCAGTCCTTCCCTCGATGCACATCGTCCGAGAGAATCGAGGACTGGCGGAGAAGGAACAGGCTCGTTTTCTGGCTGCCATGGAGTGCAGCCTGGATGATTTTTACATCTTTGACGGGATTGCAGATGAGACCGGCCGGATCGTCGATTTTCGCTTCAGCTACATCAACCCGAATGCAGAGAGAAGGCTGGGAGTACGGCGTGACGAACTGATTGGGAAACCCCTGACCTGGTTCCGCCCCTACATGACCACATCGGGGCTGATTGAAAAGTACCAGGAGGTAGTTAACACAGGACAGCCTCTTACCTGCGAGGTCTACATCGATGATGAACGCATCAAGGAGACCTGGCTGAGTCTGCAGGTGGTCAAGTTGGGGGACGGGCTGGCGATCACGAGCAGGGATGTCACAGCCAGCAGGCATATGGCAGAACATATTCAGCGGCTGGCCCACTACGATCAGCTGACGGGGCTGGCGAATCGCGCACTGCTGCAGGATCGTCTGCACCAGGCCGTTATTCGGGCGCGGCGGTACAAACACAAGGTAGCCCTGCTTGTGGTGGACATCGATCACTTTAAGAGCATCAACGATTCTCTTGGGCATTCGGCAGGAGACAGCCTTCTGGTTGCGGCCGGGCAGCGGCTGCTGTCCTCGATCCGTGAGACCGACACGGTTGCCCGCATGGGCGGAGATGAGTTTGTCGTGGTGATGCCCGACTTCAAGAGCATGGAAGATGTAAAACGATGCGGCGCACAGATTGTGAAGGCGGCATCAGAACCGATCGACCTTGGAGACCGGGAGATACGGATTACCGCCAGCGTTGGAGTCTGCACGTTTCCGGATTATGCAGAGGACGAGAAGCAGCTTTTTAGGAATGCCGATGCGGCGATGTACGTGGTTAAAAACAACGGCCGCAACGGGGTGCATGTCTTCGATGAGAGCAGCCCCACGGGTCCTGCGATGAAGATCGACGTCACCGAGCTGCATTCCCCGAAGACTCGGTCCGGCTTTTGA
- a CDS encoding SIS domain-containing protein, whose protein sequence is MDTTRPFPHAMLREIFEQPQAIAETLAAYAKSESLREEVFAPARQALAGRDSILIAASGSSRHAGLSGEILFEDLAGIAVDVEYASEYIYRSTQTLHNPCFVVISQSGETADTSEALREAIARGCSTIAITNKPESSMARLAGCSLPTFAGVEKAVPATKSFTTQLAVLSLLALYTARVRGCMTRAVVESHLEQLFRVPSALEGVLPRWEQEMARIATVLKEAETFLFLGRGIHYPIAREGALKLKESAYIQAEGYPTGELKHGPNALVNRRNPLVVLGTCDPSAPDSVLRYEKTVNLVRDMHKQGAQILSIVTEGDTRITELSDHVITVPATAEYISPLFEVVPLQLLAYFMAIGRGIDVDNPRNLVKAVVQE, encoded by the coding sequence ATGGATACCACCCGCCCCTTCCCCCATGCCATGCTGCGCGAGATCTTCGAGCAGCCTCAAGCGATCGCCGAAACCCTCGCCGCCTATGCCAAGAGTGAGAGTCTTCGTGAAGAGGTCTTTGCTCCGGCCCGCCAGGCGCTCGCCGGCCGCGACAGCATTCTCATTGCGGCATCGGGATCCAGCCGCCACGCCGGTTTGTCCGGCGAAATTCTCTTTGAAGACCTGGCCGGCATTGCCGTCGACGTCGAGTACGCCAGCGAGTATATCTATCGCTCCACCCAGACCCTTCACAATCCCTGCTTCGTCGTCATCTCGCAGTCGGGCGAAACCGCCGATACCTCCGAGGCTCTTCGCGAAGCCATCGCCCGCGGCTGCTCGACCATCGCCATCACCAACAAGCCTGAATCTTCAATGGCAAGACTCGCGGGCTGCTCGCTGCCTACATTTGCCGGAGTCGAGAAGGCCGTTCCCGCCACCAAGAGCTTCACGACACAGCTGGCCGTTCTCTCCTTGCTCGCGCTCTACACCGCGCGTGTGCGCGGCTGCATGACCCGTGCCGTCGTCGAATCGCACCTGGAGCAGCTGTTCCGTGTTCCTTCTGCCCTCGAAGGCGTCCTTCCGCGCTGGGAGCAGGAGATGGCCCGGATCGCCACGGTACTCAAGGAGGCCGAGACCTTCCTCTTCCTCGGACGCGGAATCCACTATCCCATCGCCCGCGAAGGCGCTCTCAAGCTGAAAGAGTCCGCCTACATTCAGGCGGAAGGCTATCCGACCGGCGAGCTCAAGCACGGCCCCAACGCGCTGGTGAATCGCAGGAATCCGCTGGTCGTGCTCGGCACCTGCGATCCCTCTGCCCCGGACTCCGTCCTTCGCTACGAAAAGACCGTCAATCTCGTCCGCGACATGCACAAGCAGGGCGCCCAGATCCTGTCCATCGTCACTGAAGGAGATACTCGCATCACCGAACTCAGTGATCACGTCATCACAGTCCCCGCGACCGCGGAGTACATCTCGCCCCTCTTCGAGGTAGTGCCGCTGCAACTCCTCGCCTACTTCATGGCCATCGGCCGCGGGATCGACGTGGATAATCCACGCAACCTCGTCAAGGCCGTCGTCCAGGAATAA
- a CDS encoding MIP/aquaporin family protein — protein MMGGWSAVIGEFVGTFVLIVLGNGVVAGALLNRSKAQNAGWISITAGWAIAVFAGVAVSAALGDADGHLNPAFTVASVMMTGHAERLFTYIPAQILGALCGAVVVWLHYKPHWKLTEDADAKFACFATAPAVDAAGWNLLSEIIGTFVLVLIATALFSKRIAPAGVAPGLGPVLVGSLVWGIGLSLGGTTGYAINPARDLGPRLAHALLPVAGKGSSGWRYAWIPVIGPVLGAMLAVAVIRGLKMF, from the coding sequence ATGATGGGTGGCTGGTCGGCGGTCATTGGTGAATTTGTCGGGACCTTTGTTTTGATTGTGCTGGGCAATGGTGTCGTTGCGGGCGCGCTTCTGAACCGCTCAAAGGCGCAGAATGCGGGATGGATTTCGATTACGGCCGGCTGGGCGATTGCGGTCTTTGCCGGTGTCGCCGTGAGCGCAGCGCTGGGAGATGCCGACGGGCATCTGAACCCCGCGTTCACGGTGGCCTCGGTGATGATGACCGGCCATGCAGAGCGCCTGTTCACGTACATTCCGGCACAGATCCTTGGGGCTTTGTGCGGGGCGGTAGTGGTGTGGCTGCACTACAAGCCGCACTGGAAGCTGACCGAAGACGCCGATGCGAAGTTTGCCTGCTTTGCGACGGCACCTGCGGTGGATGCTGCGGGCTGGAACCTGCTGAGCGAGATTATCGGGACCTTTGTGCTGGTGCTGATCGCGACGGCTTTATTTTCGAAGCGGATTGCTCCGGCGGGTGTGGCCCCCGGACTCGGACCTGTGCTGGTAGGTTCGCTGGTCTGGGGGATCGGGCTTTCGCTGGGCGGAACGACAGGCTATGCCATCAATCCGGCACGCGACCTGGGGCCGCGGCTGGCACATGCCCTGTTGCCCGTTGCGGGTAAAGGTAGCTCGGGGTGGCGATATGCATGGATCCCGGTGATCGGTCCGGTGCTGGGCGCCATGCTTGCCGTCGCTGTGATTCGAGGATTGAAGATGTTTTAG
- a CDS encoding glycerol-3-phosphate dehydrogenase/oxidase yields MSERAEILRRLGEAAVWDVLVIGGGATGLGAAVEAASRGYKTVLIERADFAKGTSSRSTKLVHGGVRYLEQMNITLVMDALRERGLMLANAPHLVHDLSFVVPIFGLLDLPYYGLGLKVYELLSGKLSLGPSRMLSQKETLALLPGVRREGLRGGVLYHDGQFDDARYAVSLMRTLEELGGIAINYVEATGLIERNGKLVGVRARDVESDAGFDLQAKVVINATGVFTEQVLAMDDDRETLLSVSQGTHFVLPPSFLASEHAMMIPKTSDGRVLFAIPWHGATVVGTTDEAVERSSTEPRAMASERSFLMEHIGKYMGRRPQAEEILSVWSGLRPLVRKGGGATSKLSRDHTILVRPSGLVTVTGGKWTTYRRMGEDTINRAAEVGGLRREPSRTASLRLHGWTRDVAANESERVYGSDLAQLQELSASDPALDAPLHPQLPYKMREVVWAVRHEMARTVEDVLARRTRALFLNAKAALEAASAVADVLARELGRSETWKLRDLEAFSVVAHGYIYEEA; encoded by the coding sequence TTGAGCGAACGGGCTGAGATTCTTCGTCGCCTGGGCGAAGCGGCGGTCTGGGACGTGCTGGTAATTGGCGGAGGCGCGACCGGACTGGGAGCCGCGGTTGAAGCTGCATCCCGAGGTTATAAGACAGTACTGATTGAACGGGCGGATTTTGCGAAAGGGACCTCAAGCCGAAGCACGAAGCTGGTGCATGGAGGCGTGCGGTACCTGGAGCAGATGAACATCACGCTGGTAATGGACGCTCTGCGGGAGCGCGGCCTGATGCTGGCCAATGCTCCTCACCTGGTGCACGATCTTTCGTTCGTGGTTCCGATCTTCGGGCTGCTGGACCTTCCCTACTATGGGCTTGGCCTGAAGGTATATGAGCTGCTGTCGGGCAAGCTGTCGCTGGGGCCGTCGCGCATGCTTTCGCAGAAGGAGACGCTGGCGCTGCTGCCGGGCGTGCGCAGGGAGGGTCTGCGGGGCGGCGTACTCTATCACGATGGCCAATTCGACGACGCGAGATATGCGGTCTCGCTGATGCGGACGCTGGAAGAGCTGGGTGGAATCGCCATCAATTATGTTGAGGCGACGGGGCTGATCGAGCGCAATGGGAAGCTGGTGGGTGTCCGGGCGCGTGACGTGGAGAGCGATGCCGGATTCGATCTGCAGGCGAAGGTTGTGATCAATGCGACCGGCGTCTTTACCGAACAGGTGCTGGCGATGGATGACGACCGCGAGACCCTGCTTTCGGTGAGCCAGGGAACGCACTTCGTGCTTCCGCCGTCGTTTCTTGCAAGCGAGCACGCGATGATGATTCCGAAGACCTCGGACGGAAGGGTTCTGTTTGCGATTCCGTGGCACGGCGCAACCGTTGTTGGTACGACGGATGAGGCTGTGGAACGATCCTCGACGGAGCCGCGGGCGATGGCTTCGGAGCGCAGTTTTCTGATGGAGCATATCGGCAAATACATGGGCCGGCGACCGCAAGCGGAGGAGATTCTGAGCGTGTGGTCGGGGCTGCGTCCGCTGGTCCGGAAAGGCGGCGGGGCAACGTCAAAGCTGTCGCGCGATCATACGATCCTGGTGCGGCCTTCGGGTCTGGTGACGGTGACGGGAGGCAAGTGGACCACCTATCGGCGGATGGGCGAGGACACGATCAATCGCGCGGCCGAGGTCGGCGGACTTCGCCGGGAGCCGTCGAGGACGGCTTCGCTGAGGCTGCATGGATGGACTCGCGATGTGGCGGCCAACGAGTCGGAGCGGGTATATGGATCGGACCTTGCGCAGCTCCAGGAGCTTTCCGCGAGTGACCCGGCTCTGGATGCTCCGTTGCACCCGCAGCTGCCTTACAAGATGCGTGAAGTCGTGTGGGCTGTGCGGCACGAGATGGCGCGTACCGTGGAAGATGTGCTGGCGCGGCGTACACGGGCTCTGTTTCTGAATGCGAAAGCGGCACTGGAAGCCGCCTCCGCGGTTGCGGATGTGCTGGCGCGGGAGCTGGGACGAAGCGAGACATGGAAGCTGCGTGATCTGGAGGCCTTCAGCGTGGTCGCGCACGGTTACATCTACGAGGAAGCATGA